One window of Daphnia carinata strain CSIRO-1 chromosome 7, CSIRO_AGI_Dcar_HiC_V3, whole genome shotgun sequence genomic DNA carries:
- the LOC130687328 gene encoding tetraspanin-9-like produces the protein MGHGAEMNGCGKCLKYLMFTFNLLSLVGGIVVMAVGIWTCVDHAYMEQLLGTNLYMSAAYILIATGVVVILISFLGCLGAVKEIKCMLLTYFIVMFGIFVTMLVGGILGYAFRANVAVSMRTRMYSSLGEYGVTRVVTDAWDFTQSKLRCCGVEGFDGFRIWRTENRNFNSNLQVPLSCCQKIWTSGQIGNTGINSGFINTGQMDMAGQSYMPCQGSPNSNTAYLTGCYDKGLEAVKDQAAILGGVGIGIAFVTLMGMIFSMALFNMIK, from the exons ATGGGACACGGTGCGGAAATGAACGGTTGCGGCAAGTGTCTCAAATATCTCATGTTCACCTTTAATTTGTTATCACTG GTTGGCGGTATCGTGGTGATGGCAGTTGGTATTTGGACATGTGTAGACCACGCCTACATGGAACAATTGCTTGGCACTAATTTGTATATGAGTGCTGCCTACATTCTTATCGCGACTGGCGTTGTGGTCATCCTCATCTCTTTTTTGGGATGCCTCGGTGCCGTGAAAGAGATCAAATGCATGCTTCTCACC TATTTCATAGTAATGTTCGGCATCTTTGTGACTATGCTGGTTGGCGGTATTTTGGGCTATGCATTCCGCGCCAACGTTGCTGTTTCAATGAGGACGCGAATGTACTCTTCCCTCGGCGAGTACGGCGTTACTAGAGTTGTAACTGATGCCTGGGATTTCACGCAATCCAAG CTGCGCTGTTGCGGAGTCGAAGGCTTCGATGGCTTCAGAATCTGGAGGACGGAAAACCGAAACTTTAACAGCAATTTGCAGGTACCTCTGTCTTGTTGCCAGAAAATATGGACCAGTGGCCAAATTGGAAACACCGGAATCAATAGTGGATTTATAAATACCGGTCAAATGGACATGGCCGGTCAA tcCTACATGCCGTGTCAAGGATCTCCAAATAGTAATACCGCTTACTTGACTGGTTGCTACGATAAAGGTCTTGAAGCCGTCAAAGATCAAGCAGCGATTCTCGGTGGAGTAGGAATAGGCATTGCCTTTGTTACG CTAATGGGAATGATATTTTCTATGGCACTTTTCAACATGATCAAATAG
- the LOC130687307 gene encoding tubulin--tyrosine ligase-like protein 12 isoform X2, protein MCNLMGVTYHEGIDNEAAIKEVMTGMWKYSQSYSIGNQNLEAEERLPIWYIMDEFGSRIQHADCATVRVVPFFYMTEQATYSIMFPITHLNVNDEVTRDFVEGSGSDEITRSALLAPWSSEFSEKFLDSVSLEQVEPSSDYFSASRMSETLPITDVEIPDLPKDQPIRTYVEYAFIRDYLKHPRFQLVDNPDEAEILWLSSHFKDFRMLSENIPFKRINQFPCEHLLTVKDLLCIIARRANKSPMASNEVLKNEPCWLPTTFNLKTELPKLVAYYMAQKKLGMPNLWIIKPWNLARSMDTHITDNLDMILRLAVSGPKICQKYIDRPVLFYREDISAKVKFDLRYIILLSSVDPLKAFVYRRFWIRFANRPFELDHFDEYERHFTVMNYSASNLHQMFCHDFVKYFEEQNPGQEWHKIEKRIFSMLSALLKASTEKTADTMSSLTSAPQSRAMYAVDLMLAWTDNVLDGDDPGPFIQPMLLEVNWAPDCKRACVYYKEFFDDVFSVLFLDETEGRHVQLLE, encoded by the exons ATGTGCAACCTTATGGGTGTTACTTACCATGAAGGTATTGATAATGAAGCAGCCATAAAGGAAGTCATGACTGGTATGTGGAAGTACAGTCAAAGCTACAGCATAG GTAATCAAAATCTTGAAGCTGAAGAACGTCTTCCCATCTGGTACATCATGGATGAATTTGG ATCTCGCATTCAACATGCTGATTGCGCTACCGTTCGCGTTGTCCCGTTCTTTTACATGACTGAGCAAGCTACTTACTCCATTATGTTCCCAATAACGCATCTCAATGTAAACGACGAAGTTACTCGGGATTTTGTTGAAGGCTCGGGATCTGACGAAATTACGCGATCAGCTTTATTGGCTCCCTGGTCGTCGGAGTTTTCTGAAAAATTCCTCGATTCCGTAAGCCTTGAACAAGTCGAACCGTCATCGGACTACTTTTCG GCTAGTCGAATGTCTGAAACACTTCCAATTACCGATGTTGAGATACCAGATCTCCCAAAAGATCAACCCATTCGAACTTATGTCGAATACGCTTTCATTCGGGATTACTTAAAACATCCTAGATTCCAGCTTGTTGATAATCCCGATGAAGCAGAAATTCTTTGGTTGTCATCACATTTTAAAGACTTCAG AATGCTAAGTGAAAACATCCCATTCAAACGGATCAACCAGTTTCCTTGTGAACATTTGCTAACG GTAAAAGATCTGCTATGCATTATTGCCCGAAGAGCAAATAAAAGTCCTATGGCATCTAACGAAGTCTTGAAAAATGAACCTTGTTGGCTACCTACGACATTCAACCTGAAAACAGAGCTTCCAAAACTAGTGGCTTATTATATGGCGCAAAAGAAATT AGGAATGCCTAACTTATGGATTATCAAGCCATGGAATTTGGCCCGTAGCATGGACACACACATCACGGATAATCTTGATATGATTCTACGTCTGGCTGTTAGCGGACCAAAGATATGCCAGAAATATATTGATCGTCCAGTTCTCTTTTACAGAGAAGATATTAGCGCCAAAGTAAAATTTGACCTGCGTTACATAATTCTCCTTAGTTCTGTCGACCCTCTGAAGGCTTTTGTGTATCGACGTTTTTGGATTCGGTTCGCGAATAGGCCGTTTGAACTCGATCATTTTGATGAATATGAACGCCATTTTACTGTTATGAATTATTCGGCTTCCAATCTCCATCAG ATGTTCTGTCATGACTTCGTCAAATATTTTGAAGAGCAGAATCCTGGACAAGAATGGCACAAGATCGAAAAACGGATATTTTCGATGCTTTCCGCTTTGTTAAAAGCCAGCACAGAAAAGACGGCAGATACCATGTCATCTCTGACTTCTGCGCCACAGTCACGCGCAATGTATGCAGTTGACTTAATGTTAGCGTGGACAGATAACGTATTAG ATGGCGATGACCCAGGGCCATTCATACAGCCGATGTTATTGGAAGTAAATTGGGCGCCGGATTGTAAACGTGCTTGCGTTTATTACAAGGAATTCTTTGATGACGTATTTTCTGTCTTGTTTCTTGATGAAACGGAAGGGAGACATGTCCAATTGTTGGAATAA
- the LOC130687307 gene encoding tubulin--tyrosine ligase-like protein 12 isoform X1 — protein MSSIELLDGLDGLKSFLALHYAQLKASGIPEIYWATLHSKLTHCTFDAGDSFSIAEINDDVTLTDNTFNRWKVMVTHPGGVSMADPEHIYLIDHAWTFRPDQIKSQLYNIPGLLARMCNLMGVTYHEGIDNEAAIKEVMTGMWKYSQSYSIGNQNLEAEERLPIWYIMDEFGSRIQHADCATVRVVPFFYMTEQATYSIMFPITHLNVNDEVTRDFVEGSGSDEITRSALLAPWSSEFSEKFLDSVSLEQVEPSSDYFSASRMSETLPITDVEIPDLPKDQPIRTYVEYAFIRDYLKHPRFQLVDNPDEAEILWLSSHFKDFRMLSENIPFKRINQFPCEHLLTVKDLLCIIARRANKSPMASNEVLKNEPCWLPTTFNLKTELPKLVAYYMAQKKLGMPNLWIIKPWNLARSMDTHITDNLDMILRLAVSGPKICQKYIDRPVLFYREDISAKVKFDLRYIILLSSVDPLKAFVYRRFWIRFANRPFELDHFDEYERHFTVMNYSASNLHQMFCHDFVKYFEEQNPGQEWHKIEKRIFSMLSALLKASTEKTADTMSSLTSAPQSRAMYAVDLMLAWTDNVLDGDDPGPFIQPMLLEVNWAPDCKRACVYYKEFFDDVFSVLFLDETEGRHVQLLE, from the exons ATGTCATCTATAGAACTTCTGGACGGCTTAGATGGCCTTAAAAGCTTTTTAGCTCTTCATTACGCACA GTTAAAGGCTTCGGGAATTCCTGAAATTTATTGGGCGACGTTACACAGCAAACTTACGCATTGT ACCTTTGATGCTGGAGATAGCTTCAGTATAGCTGAAATTAACGATGATGTAACCCTCACGGACAATACCTTTAACAGGTGGAAAGTTATGGTTACACATCCAGGAGGTGTAAGTATGGCAGATCCAGAACA TATATATCTCATCGACCATGCTTGGACATTTCGCCCTGATCAAATAAAGTCCCAGTTGTACAACATCCCAGGACTTCTTGCTAGAATGTGCAACCTTATGGGTGTTACTTACCATGAAGGTATTGATAATGAAGCAGCCATAAAGGAAGTCATGACTGGTATGTGGAAGTACAGTCAAAGCTACAGCATAG GTAATCAAAATCTTGAAGCTGAAGAACGTCTTCCCATCTGGTACATCATGGATGAATTTGG ATCTCGCATTCAACATGCTGATTGCGCTACCGTTCGCGTTGTCCCGTTCTTTTACATGACTGAGCAAGCTACTTACTCCATTATGTTCCCAATAACGCATCTCAATGTAAACGACGAAGTTACTCGGGATTTTGTTGAAGGCTCGGGATCTGACGAAATTACGCGATCAGCTTTATTGGCTCCCTGGTCGTCGGAGTTTTCTGAAAAATTCCTCGATTCCGTAAGCCTTGAACAAGTCGAACCGTCATCGGACTACTTTTCG GCTAGTCGAATGTCTGAAACACTTCCAATTACCGATGTTGAGATACCAGATCTCCCAAAAGATCAACCCATTCGAACTTATGTCGAATACGCTTTCATTCGGGATTACTTAAAACATCCTAGATTCCAGCTTGTTGATAATCCCGATGAAGCAGAAATTCTTTGGTTGTCATCACATTTTAAAGACTTCAG AATGCTAAGTGAAAACATCCCATTCAAACGGATCAACCAGTTTCCTTGTGAACATTTGCTAACG GTAAAAGATCTGCTATGCATTATTGCCCGAAGAGCAAATAAAAGTCCTATGGCATCTAACGAAGTCTTGAAAAATGAACCTTGTTGGCTACCTACGACATTCAACCTGAAAACAGAGCTTCCAAAACTAGTGGCTTATTATATGGCGCAAAAGAAATT AGGAATGCCTAACTTATGGATTATCAAGCCATGGAATTTGGCCCGTAGCATGGACACACACATCACGGATAATCTTGATATGATTCTACGTCTGGCTGTTAGCGGACCAAAGATATGCCAGAAATATATTGATCGTCCAGTTCTCTTTTACAGAGAAGATATTAGCGCCAAAGTAAAATTTGACCTGCGTTACATAATTCTCCTTAGTTCTGTCGACCCTCTGAAGGCTTTTGTGTATCGACGTTTTTGGATTCGGTTCGCGAATAGGCCGTTTGAACTCGATCATTTTGATGAATATGAACGCCATTTTACTGTTATGAATTATTCGGCTTCCAATCTCCATCAG ATGTTCTGTCATGACTTCGTCAAATATTTTGAAGAGCAGAATCCTGGACAAGAATGGCACAAGATCGAAAAACGGATATTTTCGATGCTTTCCGCTTTGTTAAAAGCCAGCACAGAAAAGACGGCAGATACCATGTCATCTCTGACTTCTGCGCCACAGTCACGCGCAATGTATGCAGTTGACTTAATGTTAGCGTGGACAGATAACGTATTAG ATGGCGATGACCCAGGGCCATTCATACAGCCGATGTTATTGGAAGTAAATTGGGCGCCGGATTGTAAACGTGCTTGCGTTTATTACAAGGAATTCTTTGATGACGTATTTTCTGTCTTGTTTCTTGATGAAACGGAAGGGAGACATGTCCAATTGTTGGAATAA